A region of Pyxidicoccus parkwaysis DNA encodes the following proteins:
- a CDS encoding papain-like cysteine protease family protein produces MHTHSVTGRPQAAQVSQPKPPPQVGWKPAVHISQLKPKGREKGYQNAAFNCGPATVAMVARGWGRWPNSSDAQVIKHLGKGLVTQNGTTPKDVAKMLERAGVPIPGGQAFGGPFDSKVLNGQLGKGRMMIAQVGVVDPKTKEVSPHYVLIRKKTADGNYVISDPLKHKSTVVTPKQLGNAVNRAPPDGGVLIPVGRPGGDLKPSTPPTVAPRGFVDPRAFMLPEGWGDFVARHPYQSYGDSRGDQGVYGGPRSEVPRGFRTYSGQMDGRTPRGYASNVFNNGDHFQPGYSMRDQFMGPRRPTGLMPALVTPEPARAESKPKPTSTPDKSAFTATDDVFTGVDTSYVKTTASPEPEGKPSKGYRLRLSYGGSGGKTDRTDKPVTPHYKDLDAYVNKLLKAKLQGTKGIQEFLQRLAHSEVERDKRVVVRMGEIELAQGGIGKKTNIESFG; encoded by the coding sequence GTGCATACCCACAGTGTCACCGGAAGGCCGCAGGCCGCCCAGGTGTCCCAGCCGAAGCCGCCGCCCCAGGTGGGCTGGAAGCCGGCCGTCCACATCAGCCAGCTCAAGCCGAAGGGACGGGAGAAGGGCTACCAGAACGCCGCCTTCAACTGCGGCCCGGCCACCGTCGCCATGGTGGCCCGGGGCTGGGGGCGCTGGCCGAACTCGTCGGATGCGCAGGTCATCAAGCATCTGGGCAAGGGGCTCGTCACTCAGAACGGCACCACGCCCAAGGACGTGGCGAAGATGCTCGAGCGGGCCGGAGTCCCCATCCCCGGGGGCCAGGCCTTCGGCGGGCCCTTCGACAGCAAGGTCCTCAACGGGCAGCTCGGCAAGGGCCGGATGATGATCGCCCAGGTGGGCGTGGTGGATCCCAAGACGAAGGAGGTCAGCCCCCACTACGTGCTGATCCGCAAGAAGACGGCGGACGGCAACTACGTCATCTCGGATCCGCTGAAGCACAAGAGCACGGTGGTGACGCCGAAGCAGCTCGGTAACGCCGTCAACCGGGCGCCGCCGGATGGGGGTGTTCTCATTCCCGTCGGCCGTCCCGGTGGGGACCTGAAGCCCTCGACGCCGCCGACGGTGGCGCCTCGCGGCTTCGTGGACCCGAGGGCCTTCATGCTCCCCGAGGGCTGGGGCGACTTTGTCGCGCGGCATCCCTACCAGTCCTATGGGGACTCCCGCGGGGACCAGGGCGTGTACGGCGGTCCGAGGTCGGAGGTCCCCCGGGGCTTCAGGACCTACTCGGGCCAGATGGATGGCCGGACGCCGCGAGGCTACGCGTCGAACGTCTTCAACAACGGAGACCATTTCCAGCCGGGCTACTCGATGAGGGATCAGTTCATGGGGCCCCGGCGGCCCACCGGGCTGATGCCGGCGCTCGTCACTCCCGAGCCGGCCCGCGCCGAGTCCAAGCCCAAGCCCACGTCCACCCCGGACAAGTCCGCCTTCACCGCGACGGACGACGTGTTCACCGGCGTGGACACGTCCTACGTGAAGACGACCGCCTCGCCCGAGCCCGAGGGCAAGCCCTCCAAGGGCTACCGGCTGCGGCTCAGCTACGGAGGAAGCGGCGGCAAGACGGACCGGACCGACAAGCCCGTGACGCCGCACTACAAGGACCTCGACGCGTACGTGAACAAGCTCCTGAAGGCGAAGCTCCAGGGCACCAAGGGCATCCAGGAGTTCCTGCAGCGGCTCGCGCACAGCGAAGTCGAGCGGGACAAGCGCGTGGTGGTGCGCATGGGGGAAATCGAGCTCGCGCAGGGCGGCATCGGCAAGAAGACCAACATCGAGTCCTTCGGCTGA
- a CDS encoding 30S ribosomal protein S1, translated as MQQNVNQQVGMDGGDEDFAAMFEASLKERGGDGILKEGEIVKGTVVQVTKDFAIVDIGYKSEGQVPISEFTNPRGEVSVKSGDPVEVLLESRENDTGMVVLSKEKADKMRIWDEISAACERDEIVKGTIVGRVKGGLSVDIGVKAFLPGSQVDIRPVRNLDQYISKEFEFKVIKFNKKRGNIVLSRRVLLEKQREEMKKETLKNLREGAVLKGVVKNLTDYGAFIDLGGIDGLLHITDMSWGRIGHPSEMFNVGDEVRVVVLKFDPTQERVSLGLKQIQEDPWHRADEKYPVGTRVKGKVVSITDYGAFIEIEQGVEGLVHVSEMSWTKRLKHPSKILEVGQEVEAVVLDIDPKAKRIALGMKQIEQNPWTLLEDKYPIGSVIKGQIRNVTDFGVFVGVEEGVDGLVHVSDISWTQRIKHPGEMFKKGDEVEAVVLNIDVENERFSLGIKQLQPDPWETLSERLPVGSRVKGKVTKVTDFGAFVEIEPGIEGLVHVSELKEERVENPRDVVNEGQDVEVKIIDINTPDRKVALSMKALIGEGEDYREYLRKQAEGSKARLGDVMASKLKK; from the coding sequence ATGCAGCAGAACGTGAACCAGCAGGTCGGGATGGACGGCGGCGACGAAGACTTTGCCGCAATGTTCGAGGCCTCGCTCAAGGAGCGCGGTGGTGACGGGATCCTGAAGGAAGGGGAGATCGTCAAGGGCACCGTGGTCCAGGTGACGAAGGACTTCGCGATTGTCGACATCGGCTACAAGTCCGAGGGTCAGGTCCCGATCTCCGAGTTCACCAATCCTCGCGGTGAGGTGTCCGTCAAGTCGGGCGACCCCGTCGAGGTCCTCCTGGAGAGCCGTGAGAACGACACCGGCATGGTCGTCCTCTCCAAGGAGAAGGCCGACAAGATGCGCATCTGGGACGAGATCAGCGCCGCGTGCGAGCGCGATGAGATCGTCAAGGGCACCATCGTCGGCCGCGTGAAGGGTGGCCTCTCCGTCGACATCGGCGTGAAGGCGTTCCTCCCTGGCTCCCAGGTGGACATCCGCCCGGTGCGCAACCTTGACCAGTACATCTCGAAGGAATTCGAGTTCAAGGTCATCAAGTTCAACAAGAAGCGCGGCAACATCGTTCTGTCCCGCCGCGTCCTCCTCGAGAAGCAGCGCGAGGAGATGAAGAAGGAGACCCTGAAGAACCTGCGCGAGGGCGCGGTCCTCAAGGGCGTGGTCAAGAACCTCACCGACTACGGTGCGTTCATCGACCTCGGCGGCATCGACGGCCTGCTCCACATCACGGACATGTCCTGGGGCCGCATCGGTCACCCCAGCGAGATGTTCAACGTGGGTGACGAGGTCCGCGTCGTCGTCCTCAAGTTCGACCCGACGCAGGAGCGCGTCAGCCTGGGCCTCAAGCAGATCCAGGAGGACCCGTGGCACCGCGCCGACGAGAAGTACCCGGTCGGCACGCGCGTCAAGGGCAAGGTCGTGTCCATCACGGACTACGGCGCGTTCATCGAGATCGAGCAGGGCGTCGAGGGTCTGGTGCACGTGTCCGAGATGTCCTGGACCAAGCGCCTCAAGCACCCGTCCAAGATCCTGGAGGTCGGCCAGGAGGTGGAGGCCGTCGTCCTGGACATCGATCCGAAGGCCAAGCGCATCGCGCTGGGCATGAAGCAGATCGAGCAGAACCCCTGGACGCTGCTCGAGGACAAGTACCCGATTGGCTCCGTCATCAAGGGTCAGATCCGCAACGTCACCGACTTCGGCGTGTTCGTCGGCGTCGAGGAGGGCGTGGACGGCCTGGTGCACGTGTCCGACATCTCGTGGACCCAGCGCATCAAGCACCCGGGCGAGATGTTCAAGAAGGGCGACGAGGTCGAGGCGGTGGTGCTCAACATCGACGTCGAGAACGAGCGCTTCAGCCTGGGCATCAAGCAGCTCCAGCCGGACCCCTGGGAGACGCTGTCCGAGCGTCTGCCGGTGGGCAGCCGCGTGAAGGGCAAGGTCACCAAGGTCACCGACTTCGGCGCGTTCGTGGAGATCGAGCCGGGCATCGAGGGCCTCGTGCACGTCTCCGAGCTGAAGGAGGAGCGTGTCGAGAACCCGCGTGACGTGGTGAACGAGGGCCAGGATGTCGAGGTGAAGATCATCGACATCAACACGCCGGACCGGAAGGTGGCGCTGTCGATGAAGGCGCTCATCGGCGAGGGCGAGGACTACCGCGAGTACCTCCGCAAGCAGGCGGAAGGCTCCAAGGCGCGCCTCGGCGACGTGATGGCGAGCAAGCTGAAGAAGTAG
- a CDS encoding InlB B-repeat-containing protein, producing MHTRPVSPHSARFGFLFILAIASGVLSACDDDKPGPSMPAEPGVARLEMPLRTVPPGEALQVRCVADDAQGGPLTYVFDWGNGSDVTRSAEAVPSGTASSHTRVFTEDEEGSFSARCRAVDAEGHEGPWSEAVGYSIRRAPPKEGEADVRIEVVGRGKVLSTPEQIDCPGACRRYFAQGTRITLTPVPEVGWRFVGWAGSFCHGDKREEPVTFTHQWDETCVARFAPVDASAIEWAHTGAFKPDAPAWSPDGRWLAALDNRYSVESRLLIWDAASGRLLKELRGDSVLSSPYSFAWSPSGDRLAVGRKNGVITMLDTATWSTVREWPANMDEVGMLVWSPKGDRLAVMEDDSAVVQLWNVQTNAWVPGPILAKSPVRCMKWSPDGTRLALEAGPATLEGRYQAWVEIHASSSGSLETLQQGAESIAWSPDGTRYALGGLREVRVHETATHQLKATWSATPYSVASLDWSGSSRWLVAADMFGALLVLDANTGAQVADASRPGDEGGRYDGLALHPFQPSLAVVDRDPAVVRILTFDEAAHTMHARELLPHVDTVRAVAWSPAGDRVASGGEEGLVQVWDKQGTQLRTLSGHGGKPIWAVAWDGSGDRLATGGADGQACVWNVDEGTLVRAPFQHAEGNPEPPYIPEVRVVALSPDGHFLASVSEVWVEGGGRVSTVRVWDVSSGAELYRLPRRDEGLVKAVAWTPEGRYLLAANSDMTWELWDRETGALRRVDSGLKAYTGAFSLSPDGTRLVVGNVDRVRILDVGTGALLQESPGSQLARESFTVNVLAWSADGRRVAGGGVRGMVFVWDTADTRFKPTVIGFHRGDVSAVSWRPDGTAVTTGSTDVARLSTWRFAP from the coding sequence ATGCACACCCGCCCCGTGTCGCCGCACTCCGCCCGCTTCGGCTTCCTGTTCATCCTGGCCATTGCGTCGGGCGTGCTGTCCGCCTGTGACGACGACAAACCCGGTCCGTCGATGCCCGCGGAGCCGGGCGTGGCCCGCCTGGAGATGCCGCTTCGCACCGTGCCGCCCGGCGAGGCCCTGCAGGTCCGCTGTGTCGCCGACGACGCGCAGGGCGGGCCACTCACCTACGTCTTCGACTGGGGAAACGGCTCGGACGTGACGCGCTCCGCGGAGGCGGTCCCCAGCGGGACGGCCTCCAGTCACACCCGGGTCTTCACCGAGGACGAGGAGGGAAGCTTCAGCGCTCGCTGCCGCGCCGTGGACGCGGAGGGGCACGAGGGCCCCTGGTCCGAGGCGGTGGGCTACTCCATCCGCCGTGCCCCACCGAAGGAGGGCGAGGCCGACGTCCGAATCGAGGTGGTGGGGCGGGGGAAGGTCCTCAGCACTCCCGAGCAAATCGACTGCCCGGGCGCCTGCCGCCGCTACTTTGCCCAGGGGACGCGCATCACCCTGACCCCCGTCCCCGAGGTGGGGTGGCGCTTCGTCGGCTGGGCGGGCTCGTTCTGTCACGGCGACAAGCGCGAGGAGCCCGTCACCTTCACCCATCAGTGGGACGAAACCTGTGTCGCGCGTTTCGCTCCGGTCGATGCGTCCGCCATCGAGTGGGCGCACACGGGAGCTTTCAAGCCGGACGCTCCCGCCTGGAGTCCCGATGGCAGGTGGCTGGCGGCGCTCGACAACCGCTACTCGGTCGAGTCCCGGCTCCTCATCTGGGATGCGGCCTCCGGGCGCCTGTTGAAGGAGCTCCGTGGCGACTCCGTCCTCTCGAGTCCGTACTCATTCGCCTGGAGCCCTTCCGGAGACCGCCTGGCCGTTGGCCGCAAGAACGGCGTCATCACGATGCTGGACACCGCGACGTGGTCCACCGTTCGCGAGTGGCCCGCCAACATGGATGAGGTGGGGATGCTGGTCTGGAGTCCGAAGGGAGATCGGCTCGCGGTCATGGAAGACGATTCCGCCGTGGTGCAGCTCTGGAACGTCCAGACCAACGCCTGGGTGCCGGGCCCCATCCTGGCGAAGTCCCCGGTGCGGTGCATGAAGTGGAGCCCGGATGGAACCCGGCTCGCTCTGGAAGCGGGCCCGGCCACCCTCGAGGGCCGGTATCAAGCGTGGGTGGAGATTCACGCGAGCAGCTCAGGCTCCCTGGAGACGCTGCAGCAGGGCGCGGAGAGCATTGCCTGGAGCCCGGACGGCACGCGCTATGCCCTGGGCGGCCTCCGGGAGGTGCGCGTCCATGAGACGGCCACCCATCAGCTCAAGGCCACGTGGAGCGCCACCCCGTACTCGGTTGCCAGCCTGGATTGGAGCGGGAGCAGCCGGTGGCTCGTGGCCGCGGACATGTTCGGAGCGCTCCTCGTGCTCGACGCGAACACGGGGGCCCAGGTGGCGGACGCGAGCAGGCCCGGCGACGAAGGCGGGCGCTACGACGGGCTGGCCCTCCATCCGTTCCAGCCATCGCTCGCCGTCGTGGACCGCGACCCCGCCGTGGTGCGGATTCTCACCTTCGACGAGGCGGCCCACACCATGCACGCCCGCGAGCTGCTGCCGCACGTGGATACGGTGCGCGCGGTGGCCTGGAGTCCGGCGGGAGACCGGGTGGCCTCGGGCGGCGAGGAGGGGCTCGTCCAAGTCTGGGACAAGCAGGGCACGCAGCTGCGCACGCTGTCCGGGCACGGAGGGAAGCCCATCTGGGCCGTGGCCTGGGACGGCAGTGGGGACCGGCTCGCGACGGGCGGCGCGGACGGACAGGCCTGCGTGTGGAACGTGGACGAGGGCACCCTCGTCCGGGCACCGTTCCAGCATGCGGAGGGCAATCCCGAGCCGCCCTACATTCCCGAGGTCCGCGTCGTCGCGCTCAGTCCCGACGGCCATTTCCTGGCGAGCGTGTCGGAGGTCTGGGTCGAGGGCGGCGGACGCGTCAGCACGGTCAGGGTCTGGGACGTGAGCTCGGGCGCGGAGCTGTACCGCTTGCCGCGGCGTGACGAGGGGTTGGTGAAGGCCGTGGCCTGGACTCCCGAGGGCCGGTACCTCCTCGCCGCGAACAGCGACATGACGTGGGAGCTCTGGGACCGCGAGACGGGCGCGCTGCGCAGGGTGGACTCCGGGCTGAAGGCGTACACGGGAGCCTTCTCGCTCAGCCCGGACGGGACGCGGCTCGTGGTCGGCAACGTGGACAGGGTTCGCATCCTCGATGTGGGGACGGGGGCGCTGCTCCAGGAGAGCCCCGGCAGCCAGCTGGCCCGCGAGTCCTTCACGGTCAACGTGCTCGCGTGGAGCGCGGATGGCCGGCGCGTTGCCGGAGGCGGGGTGCGCGGCATGGTCTTCGTCTGGGACACGGCGGACACCCGCTTCAAGCCCACCGTCATCGGCTTCCACCGCGGCGACGTGAGCGCCGTCTCCTGGCGACCCGATGGCACGGCTGTCACCACTGGAAGCACCGACGTGGCGCGGTTGAGCACCTGGCGCTTCGCGCCCTGA
- a CDS encoding LysM peptidoglycan-binding domain-containing protein: MTVSAVRIQKGQTLSSIAREHNTTVDKLAKLNDLKNPNLIIAGRQLRLSDEFTPAKKPTTTQQPQTTQQPQTTQQTQTTQQPQTTQQQTKGDVFDAGKTQPTTTTQQTVFSKNGRTFPNGNGYPVYAQGKNSATKTAEPWATMPVGRGNVGSIGCAMTAVTMGVSGITGQTITPDQMNTHMNKIGGFNSGGAIQKWDRMGEIGQPPVKVRRLEKFDANRIDQELAAGRPIVVQVDYKTGKGANTKAVRDGNGDHWILITGKTKDGKYLANDPAGGRQITLHRTKDGKLESDDPQGRGTNYLTTGNVATFDRGPSRKSTPTTNTTQTTPTQTTNQTPTQKPTTQTTSTTTKPTVQGKLLQPSKEVEAAIRNASDKVGVDYGYMMAKAAQESTFNPTIKAPRGTATGLYQFIDQTWLETVKKHGGKHGMGELASHITYNPKVKPPYSVDNADARAKIFALRKDANANALMGAEFAKDNQKILETKLGKKPGPTELYMAHFLGPQGAVKFLGARNNGRGGERADLMFPDAAKNNSGIFYKKPSGTPRSLDEVYTLLQAKIAPNAEAYSRARVN; this comes from the coding sequence ATGACCGTTTCCGCCGTCCGCATCCAGAAGGGCCAGACGCTGAGCAGCATCGCGCGTGAGCACAACACCACCGTCGACAAGCTGGCGAAGCTCAACGACCTGAAGAACCCGAACCTCATCATCGCCGGCCGGCAACTGCGCCTCAGCGACGAGTTCACGCCCGCGAAGAAGCCCACCACCACCCAGCAGCCCCAGACGACGCAGCAGCCCCAGACGACACAGCAGACGCAGACGACCCAGCAGCCCCAGACGACGCAGCAGCAGACGAAGGGGGACGTCTTCGACGCGGGGAAGACGCAGCCCACGACGACGACGCAGCAGACCGTCTTCTCCAAGAACGGGCGCACCTTCCCCAACGGGAACGGCTACCCCGTGTACGCGCAGGGCAAGAACAGCGCGACGAAGACGGCGGAGCCGTGGGCGACGATGCCCGTGGGAAGGGGCAACGTCGGCAGCATCGGCTGCGCGATGACGGCCGTCACCATGGGCGTCAGCGGCATCACCGGGCAGACGATTACGCCCGACCAGATGAACACGCACATGAACAAGATTGGCGGGTTCAACTCCGGAGGCGCCATCCAGAAGTGGGACCGCATGGGCGAGATTGGCCAGCCGCCCGTGAAGGTCAGGCGCCTGGAGAAGTTCGACGCGAACCGCATCGACCAGGAGCTCGCCGCTGGCCGGCCCATCGTGGTGCAGGTGGACTACAAGACGGGGAAGGGCGCCAACACGAAGGCCGTGCGCGACGGCAACGGCGACCACTGGATCCTCATCACCGGCAAGACGAAGGACGGCAAGTACCTCGCGAATGATCCCGCGGGCGGCCGGCAGATCACCCTGCACCGCACGAAGGACGGGAAGCTCGAGTCCGATGACCCGCAGGGCCGGGGCACCAACTACCTGACCACCGGCAACGTCGCCACGTTCGACCGGGGCCCGTCGCGCAAGAGCACGCCGACCACCAACACGACGCAGACGACCCCGACGCAGACGACCAATCAGACGCCCACGCAGAAGCCGACGACACAGACGACCAGCACCACGACGAAGCCCACCGTGCAGGGCAAGCTGCTGCAGCCGTCGAAGGAGGTGGAGGCGGCCATCCGCAACGCGTCCGACAAGGTCGGCGTGGACTACGGCTACATGATGGCGAAGGCGGCCCAGGAGAGCACCTTCAACCCGACCATCAAGGCGCCCAGGGGCACCGCCACCGGCCTGTACCAGTTCATCGACCAGACGTGGCTGGAGACGGTGAAGAAGCACGGCGGGAAGCACGGCATGGGCGAATTGGCCTCGCACATCACCTACAACCCCAAGGTGAAGCCGCCCTACAGCGTGGACAACGCGGACGCGCGCGCGAAGATCTTCGCGCTGCGCAAGGACGCCAACGCCAACGCGCTGATGGGCGCGGAGTTCGCCAAGGACAACCAGAAGATTCTCGAGACGAAGCTCGGCAAGAAGCCGGGGCCCACGGAGCTCTACATGGCCCACTTCCTCGGGCCGCAGGGCGCCGTGAAGTTCCTCGGGGCGCGCAACAACGGGCGCGGCGGCGAGCGCGCCGACCTGATGTTCCCCGACGCGGCGAAGAACAACTCCGGCATCTTCTACAAGAAGCCGTCCGGCACCCCGCGCTCGCTGGACGAGGTCTACACGCTGCTGCAGGCGAAGATTGCCCCCAACGCGGAGGCCTACAGCCGCGCCCGCGTCAATTGA
- a CDS encoding thiolase family protein — MAREVVIVGAARTPIGSFQGALSKLTAPQLGAIAIKAALERAGVKPESVQEVVMGCVLQAGVGQAPARQATIFAGIPESVPATTLNKVCGSGLKAVIAGAQAIALGDVDVVVAGGMESMSNAPYVSHAMRGGARMGNVEFKDAMILDGLWDVYGNVHMGLCAEECSTSQGISRAQQDEFALESTRRAIQAQKEGLFAAEIVPVQIPGKKPEDVVTVSEDEGPRNAKPDKIPGLKPVFKKDGTVTAANASSINDGAAALVLMSEERAKAEGRTILGRITGYDQAARKPVEFTIAPADAINKLLKKKNLSAGDVDLWEINEAFAVVSIANNRILGLDPSKVNVRGGAVVLGHPIGASGARVLVTLLQTMKDLGKKRGVASLCIGGGEGIALMVER; from the coding sequence ATGGCTCGTGAAGTCGTCATCGTGGGCGCGGCCCGTACTCCCATCGGCTCCTTCCAGGGCGCGCTGTCCAAGCTGACGGCCCCGCAGCTGGGTGCCATCGCCATCAAGGCGGCGCTGGAGCGCGCGGGCGTGAAGCCCGAGTCCGTCCAGGAGGTGGTCATGGGCTGCGTGCTCCAGGCTGGCGTCGGCCAGGCGCCCGCCCGCCAGGCGACCATCTTCGCCGGCATCCCGGAGTCCGTTCCCGCCACCACGCTGAACAAGGTCTGTGGCTCCGGCCTCAAGGCCGTCATCGCGGGCGCGCAGGCCATTGCCCTGGGTGACGTGGACGTCGTCGTCGCCGGCGGCATGGAGTCCATGAGCAACGCGCCCTACGTCAGCCACGCCATGCGCGGCGGCGCCCGCATGGGCAACGTGGAGTTCAAGGACGCGATGATCCTCGACGGCCTCTGGGACGTGTACGGCAACGTCCACATGGGCCTGTGCGCGGAGGAGTGCTCCACCTCGCAGGGCATCAGCCGCGCGCAGCAGGACGAGTTCGCGCTCGAGTCCACCCGCCGCGCCATCCAGGCCCAGAAGGAGGGCCTCTTCGCGGCGGAGATCGTCCCCGTGCAGATTCCCGGCAAGAAGCCGGAGGACGTCGTCACGGTGTCCGAGGACGAAGGCCCTCGCAACGCGAAGCCGGACAAGATTCCGGGCCTCAAGCCCGTCTTCAAGAAGGACGGCACGGTGACGGCCGCCAACGCGTCCTCCATCAACGACGGCGCCGCGGCGCTGGTGCTGATGAGCGAGGAGCGCGCCAAGGCGGAGGGCCGCACCATCCTGGGCCGCATCACCGGTTATGACCAGGCCGCGCGCAAGCCGGTGGAGTTCACCATCGCCCCGGCGGACGCCATCAACAAGCTGCTGAAGAAGAAGAACCTCTCCGCGGGCGATGTGGACCTGTGGGAGATCAACGAGGCCTTCGCGGTGGTGTCCATCGCCAACAACCGCATCCTCGGGCTGGACCCGTCGAAGGTGAACGTGCGCGGTGGCGCGGTGGTGCTCGGCCACCCGATTGGCGCCTCGGGCGCGCGCGTGCTGGTGACGCTGCTGCAGACGATGAAGGACCTGGGCAAGAAGCGCGGCGTCGCGTCGCTGTGCATCGGCGGCGGCGAGGGCATCGCGCTGATGGTGGAGCGGTAA
- a CDS encoding CoA transferase subunit A, protein MNKVYASADEAVADIPDNCTLMSGGFGLCGNPENLIEALHRKGVKGLTIISNNCGTTELGLGILLQNKQVKKMVSSYVGENKEFERQFLSGELEVELNPQGTLAERIRAGGAGIGGFFTPTGAGTQVAEGKETRMIDGRLHVLETPLKADFAIIHAWKADTWGNLVFNKTARNFSPMMCMAAKVTIVEAEHIVQPGELDPDQVHIPSIFVKRIVQAKNLQKWIERRTVRKQA, encoded by the coding sequence ATGAACAAGGTCTACGCGAGCGCGGATGAGGCGGTCGCCGACATCCCGGACAACTGCACGCTCATGAGCGGCGGTTTCGGTCTGTGCGGCAACCCGGAGAACCTCATCGAGGCACTGCACCGCAAGGGTGTGAAGGGCCTCACCATCATCTCCAACAACTGCGGCACCACCGAGCTCGGGCTCGGCATCCTTCTTCAGAACAAGCAGGTGAAGAAGATGGTGTCCAGCTACGTGGGAGAGAACAAGGAGTTCGAGCGGCAGTTCCTCTCCGGCGAGCTGGAGGTGGAGCTCAATCCGCAGGGCACCCTGGCCGAGCGCATCCGCGCCGGCGGCGCCGGCATTGGCGGCTTCTTCACCCCGACGGGCGCCGGCACGCAGGTGGCCGAGGGCAAGGAGACGCGCATGATTGACGGCCGCCTCCATGTCCTGGAGACGCCGCTGAAGGCGGACTTCGCCATCATCCACGCGTGGAAGGCGGACACTTGGGGCAACCTGGTGTTCAACAAGACCGCGCGGAACTTCTCGCCGATGATGTGCATGGCCGCGAAGGTGACCATCGTCGAGGCCGAGCACATCGTGCAGCCCGGCGAGCTCGACCCGGACCAGGTGCACATCCCGAGCATCTTCGTGAAGCGCATCGTCCAGGCGAAGAACCTCCAGAAGTGGATCGAGCGGCGCACCGTCCGCAAGCAGGCGTGA